The genomic stretch TGATCCTGAATTCTGGCCCGATCCTGGTAAGTTGTCCTTCCCATCACCGCAGATATATAAACACTAACCGACATCTACTTCAAATAATAGATGCCATGATCAAAGAACTCAAGGAACTAAACGTGGAACTAATGGTCTCCATCTGGCCTACCGTCGAGACCACATCCGTAAACTACAAAGAGATGCTCGAGCGAGGCCTCCTAATCCGCCACGATCGCGGCCTACGAATCGCCATGCAATGCGACGGCGACATCACGCATTTCGACGCCACAAACCCCGAAGCCCAGAAATTCATCTGGCAAACCGCAAAGAAGAACTACTACGACAAAGGCATCAAGGTCTTCTGGCTAGACGAAGCGGAGCCCGAATACAGCATCTACGATTTCGACATATATCGCTACCACGCCGGCCCCAACATGCAGATCGGCAACATCTTCCCCAAAGAGTACGCACGGGCGTTCTACGAAGGCATGGAGGCCGAGGGCCAAAAGAACATCGTGAACCTGCTCCGTTGTGCCTGGGCCGGCAGCCAGAAATATGGTGCTCTGGTCTGGAGCGGCGACATTGCGTCCTCCTGGAGCTCGTTCCGCAATCAACTGGCTGCTGGGCTGAATATGGGATTAGCTGGGATCCCTTGGTGGACGACGGATATCGGCGGTTTCCACGGCGGTAACCCGGATGACCCTGCTTTCAGGGAGCTTTTCACTCGGTGGTTCCAATGGGGGACGTTCTGTCCGGTGATGCGTCTGCATGGGGACCGCGAACCGAAGCCGGAAGGACAGCCTACTGCGTCGGGATCTGACAATGAGGTTTGGTCCTATGGAGAGGAGATCTACGAGATCTGCAAGAAGTACATTAACATTCGTGAAGAGCTCAGAGACTATACTAGGAGCTTGATGAAAGAAGCCCATGAGAAGGGCTCCCCGGTGATCCGGACGTTGTTCTATGAGTTCCCGGAGGACAAGGCCGCATGGGATATCGAGACAGAGTACATGTTTGGCTCTAAGTATCTTGTAGTCCCGGTGCTTGAGGCAGGACAACGGAAGATCACTGCTTATTTGCCATCAGGGGCTTCATGGAAATCATGGGGTGAAGACGAGGTCTACGAGGGAGGCAAGACGGTCGAGGTTGCTTGCCCGATTGAGACAATGCCTGTTTTCGTCAAGGCGTAGAGAATTAGTACGAGCGTATACTCTTTTCTTGCCAAAGATCAATGATAGTAACATTTTTTACCTGAATGTATCTTGCGCATTTACGTATTCAGTCAACCAGTATACCTGATTAGACGCAGAATGCCATGCATCTGATCACATTCATGCAGGGGAAGTGGAAAACATATTTGGAATTAACTGTTAATTTGATTTCACAGGAACCTTAGGCCTGGGAAAACCGAGGGTTCGTCAAGAACCACCCAAGTATAGGAGTATTTCTGCTATGGTGACTGCCGCGAAAACCTGATTAGATGTATGCGTTATGCATGGTAGAATCACAAACAATAATTCGATCCTACCAAAAGTGTATTTTTCCCCCCAAATCCACAGTATGTGCTAAGCCACTTAGCATTAGCAACTATGTGTCCAATGAAGCCTTCTCAACCGAATCCAGAAGGTGGCTGGAGAACCTGgccattgtatgtacatgcttCTGTTTTAGATGGctcatttttcttttctttccttttttttaaaacAGGAAAATGGAAGCCGGTGATTCAATTATGAGGAAGCCATGACCTCATCCTGTCCTTATCGATGAGCACTAAAAGTTGGATTGTGATGTATCTGAACATGTCGAAGGCGTCACGCAGCACGTGTGCCTACGTTGATCATATCAGGCTCATTTTCGGCAACAGTATGCCAATGGTAGCCGTGCACCTCACGGCTCAAGCGGAAAgatgaggggaaagatgAGGAGTTAGTGGAGCAGGCTAGGTAATGTTTTGTGTTAGGTAGATAATCCTGACCGGCACCCACTTGCCGGTCACGAAATTGCAAGTACAATGCATCGCAGGGTCTGCGGCACACCCTCCTCCCCATTCTTGAGCTATTTTTCCCAT from Aspergillus oryzae RIB40 DNA, chromosome 1 encodes the following:
- a CDS encoding uncharacterized protein (alpha-glucosidases, family 31 of glycosyl hydrolases); its protein translation is MVSIWPTVETTSVNYKEMLERGLLIRHDRGLRIAMQCDGDITHFDATNPEAQKFIWQTAKKNYYDKGIKVFWLDEAEPEYSIYDFDIYRYHAGPNMQIGNIFPKEYARAFYEGMEAEGQKNIVNLLRCAWAGSQKYGALVWSGDIASSWSSFRNQLAAGLNMGLAGIPWWTTDIGGFHGGNPDDPAFRELFTRWFQWGTFCPVMRLHGDREPKPEGQPTASGSDNEVWSYGEEIYEICKKYINIREELRDYTRSLMKEAHEKGSPVIRTLFYEFPEDKAAWDIETEYMFGSKYLVVPVLEAGQRKITAYLPSGASWKSWGEDEVYEGGKTVEVACPIETMPVFVKA